The DNA segment TCCTCCCGCGGCCTCAGTGGCGCCTCCCACCGGCAATAAAATTagcttcaaaaaaataataataaaaaaaacaaaccacaaacccacccaaaacGCCCCAAAATGCCCCAAATTCAGCGATACCACAAACACCCGAAGAAACGGCAACGAGGGCAACGAGAAGAAGGAGCTGGTGGCATCTCCCCCGAGAAGGCACCACAATGGCGTCGGTGGCAACCGTAAGGAgggggaggggtggagggaggggtggggacACGCACCGTAGAGCCGCAccagggaatgggggttacatGGCGGCTGGCCCGGGGGTGGGAGCGGGGGCCGGGCGGTGGAAGTTGGTCTCCTTGTAGACAAACCAAGAGCTGCCCACCCAGAGGACCAGGTTGAGGAAGCCGAAGACctgggggaggggtgggaaaaTGTAGAGAAGACCCCCAagtcccctccccccccacgCCTCTGTTGCCCCAACCTCCCTCCCCTACCTCcgtttccccccctccccccatctTCTCCCCGCCACCACCCACCTCCATGAGGTCCACCTTGAACCGTGGGTTCTCCAGAGGTTCCTcaagcccccaccccccccgccgtgcctcagtttcccctcccccccccgaAGACCCACCACAGAGACGTTGAGGGACCCCATGGGGGTGACCCCCGCCGGGAAGCAGCTGACGGAGGGGGGTGGGCAGTGAGGCAGGGGGGACGCCGTCGAGGTCTTGACGTCCGTCAGGGCCTTGGCCCACGCTGAGGAGCTCACCAGCCACAGGAAGGAGAAGGCCACGGTGACCAAGAAGTCCTGGGGGGTGGGGCAAAAGCAGAGGGGGAGGGGCATTAAGGGCACCCCAAAAATGAGGGAAGGGGGTGAAAGGGACATTGGTTGGATTGGGAACTGGGAGGCGGGCCTCAAGAGTTGGAGAACTTGGGGGAACCCGAAAAGTTGGGGGGTGGACAGGACAACCCGGGGGGACACCCCAGAAGTTGGAAATCTGGGGGGGACACCCCAGAAGTTGGAAATctgggggggggacaccccaGAAGTTGGGGGTTGAGAGGAAAACCCTAGTGGACCCCACAACTTGGAGATCTGGGGGGGGACCCCAAGACTTGGAGATATCTGGGGAGGGACACCCCAGAAGCTGGGGTGGAGAGGACAAGCCTGGTGGACCCCAAGACTTGGAGACCCCAAatgggtgggggaagggaggggaggggggggggggcacttACCCCACGTCCTGtccatggcagcagcaggagagaaggtCAGAGGGGGGTTATTGACTCCCCCAAAacatccccccaccccgccaaagtccccctccccccccaccacacgcccctccccccccataTGGGGTGAGGCCCAAGACTACAACTCCCATGATGCCTCATGAGGGGGTGGGGCAAAGGCTGATGAGAGTTGTGGGGCCACCAGAAGGTACCACCCATTGTGGGAGGTGTAGATTAGAGCAGGGGAATGGAAAAGACcaagatggatggatggatggagacCCGGATGGATGGAGACccagatggatggatggatggatggagacccagatggatggatggatggagaacACCCAGATGGCTACATGGATGGATGGAGTCGACCCAGATGGACGCGTGGATGGATGGATAACATCTGGATGGATAGAGAAGACCCATACGGACGAATGGATAGACAGACAAGACCCATATGGACAAAGGGATGGACAAGACCTAGATGAAGATATGGATGAATGGAAAAGACCCAAATCGATGCATGGAGAACATCTGGATGGATGGATAGAGACCCAGATGTATGGAGAAGACCCGGATGGATGCGTAGATGGACGGAGAACATCAGGATGGGTGGACAAGACCCAGATGaagagatggatggatggagaagACCCAGatgaagagatggaaaacatCTGGATAGATGGAGACCCAGATGGATGGAGAAGACCCAAACAGATGGATGGAGGATACCCAGATCACTACATACATGGATGGATGAAAAAGACCCAGATAGACGCGTGGATGGATAGATGGATAAAGACccggatggatggatggagaagACCCAGATGGACAGACTGAGAACATCTGGATAGATGGAGAAGACCCAGAGGGATGGATGGGTGATGGAGACCCAGAGGAATGAACAAAATGGAGCCTGATAGATGGATGGACGGAAAACATCTGGACGGACGGAGGGACACCCAGAGGGACCCACGGATGGATGGACGGAGAACATCTGGACGGACGGAGGGACACCCAGAGGGACCCACGGATGGATGGACGGAGAACATCTGGACGGACAGAGGGACACCCCAGAGGGACACACGGATGGGTGGATGGACGGAGGGACACCCAGACGGACCCAcggatgggtggatggatgaaAAACATCTGGATGGACGGAGGGACACCCAGACGGACCCAcggatgggtggatggatgaaAAACATCTGGATGGATGGAGGACAGCCAGACAGACCCAcggatggatgggtggatggatgaaAAACATCTGGATGGATGGAGGACAGCCAGACGGACCCAcggatgggtggatggatgaaAAACATCTGGATGGATGGAGGACAGCCAGACGGACCCGcggatgggtggatggatgaaGAACATCTGGATGGATGGAGGACAGCCAGACGGACCCACGGATGGATGAAAAACTTCTGGATGGATGGAGGACAGCCAGACAGACCCacggatggatggatgaaaAACATCTGGATGGATGGAGGACAGCCAGACAGACCCACAGATGGATGGATGAAAACCTTCTGGATGGATGGAGACCCCCCAGATGGATCCATGGATGGATGGAGACCCCCCAGACGGATCCATGGATGGATGGACAAAACCCaaatggatggatggatggatggaaaCATCTAGATGGATGGGTGGAGACCCAGATGGATGCATGCATGGATGGAGAACATCTAGATGCATGGAGACCCAAATGGATGGTCAAGACCCAGATGGACGGACGGATGGATGGAGGACCCCCAGGTGGCCTGGAGAAGACCCGGCCGGACTCACCGCCAATGGCAGCCGCCCACCAGCGCCGCGGTAGAGGTGGAGGAAGCCCAGGTAGAGCGCCAGGGCAGCCATGCTGTAGAGGAAAGCCAGGACAGCCACCGCCACGAAGAACTGGGCCGAGGAGGAGAAGTCACCCACCAGGTGGAGGTCCCCCAGCCACGTCTTGTTGCACAGGGTGGTCAACGAGGGCATGAAGACGGCATGGTTCaacctggggaggggggaggggtggtgggtggggtcttctccccacccaccacccctccAACCCCTCATCTGCTGAGGGGGCAGGAGAACTTCTGGGCCTCCATGGCCCATCGGCCACCTCCTACAAGTTCTCCTTGGCCAACCGTACGGTTCTCCAACCCAACTGCTACTTCTCCTTGTCCCCGCCCACCTCTGAGGGACCTTCTCGACCTTCTAGACCTTCAACCACCCCCAACCCTCCATAGCCCATCAGCCACTTCCTAGAAGTTCTCCTTGGCCAACCATAGGGCTCTCCAGCCCAACCgctgcttctccttttcctctcctgtgtCTGAGGGACCTCCTCGACCTTCCCAGCATTCTTGGACCTCCTGGACCTTCTTGGACCTTCTCGACCTTGgaccaccaccccaccccccagctcctgATTGgccagccacacacacacacacccatccCCCCCAAGGTACCCCACTgaccccacccccaccccccagaagATTCCACTGGCCAAGGCATCAGCTCCACCCACTTCACCCCCACAAATAGGAGCTGAGCTCGCTCTGCCCGCTTCCAACCACTGGCCAATGAGGAGGTGGGGGGCGGGGCCTCACCTGAAGGGGTAGGCAAAGGGGGCGGTGACGGTGGTGTTGGCGCCAAAGCAGCTGATACGGAACGTGACGGCGCCACTGTAGCCGCCGCAGGTGGCGAAGgcaaaaatggagaaaaactggaaaaaaaacaacaaaattgGGGGATTTCACCCCAAAAAAAGACACTGGGGGGGgtgcatgggaaaaaaaataaaaataaaaatgacatttggAGCAAAATGGAGCCACAGTGCCGCAATTTGGGgactttttaaatttgaaatttgaCATTTTTGATTCtacatttgacatttttaaagttgaaattaccatttcaaatttttcaatttaattttttaattttagatttgaatttcaaatttgattactttttcatttcaaattttggggtttaattttaaatttgggggggtaattaattttaaatccgGGGGGGGAGTAATTTTAAATCCGGGGTGGGCCAGTAATTTTAAATTCCGGGGAataactttaaatataaaattccTTAAATTCATGCACGTGGGGACTCACAGGccaaaaaaggccaaaaaaaaaccaacaaaaacctgaaattttgaGACAAAAAATAACCAGtattttttgaatatttcaattttaaatttgaaaatttaaaatttaaattttagatTCTTTAAATTCATACATGGGGGGGCTCACAGGCCAAAACAGGcgaaaacaatttaaaaaaatcaatattttggGGCAAAAAGGAGCTGCGATGCCTcaattttggaaatttttcaattttagaTCCCCCCCAGTGCCTCCCAATAACCAGTCCCAGTGCCCTCCCAGTAACCCGTCCCAGTAAGCACTCACTGCTTCCCAATAActgtcccagtgcctcccaTTAAcccccccagtgccctcccagTAACCATCCCAGTAAGCATTCAATGCTTCCCAGTGCCTCGCAGTAACCCCCCAGGTACCATCCCAGTAAGCACCCAGTGCTTCCCAGTAACCCATCCCAGCGCTCTCCCAATAACCCATCCCAATAAGCACCCAGCGCCTCCCAGTAACTCCCCCCCAGTGTCCACCCAGTCCCCACCCAGTGCCCCCCACTCTCTACCAGTAACACCCCAGCTCCTCCTAGTCCTCTCCAGTCCCCCCCAGTAACTACCAGaccctcccagtgcctcccagttCTCTCCAATCCCCTCCCAATAACCCCCAGTACCCCCCCCAAAATCTCCCCATTCCCACCCCACTCCCTTCCAgtcccctcccccgccccccagtTCTCCCCAGTCCCACACCAGTGCCTCACAGTaacccccccaccctcccagttctccccagtgccctcccagcgcctcccagtcccctcccctgccctcccagtgCCCTCCAGTCCCTCCCAATTCTCCCCAAtcccaccccaccacctcccagtAACCCACCCAAGTCCTCCGCAGCGCTTCCCAGTCCTCCCCAGTCCCACCCCAGCGCCTACCAGTAACCCCCCCAAGGCCTTCCCACtccctcccagttccctcccctgccctcccagtgCCATCCAGTCCCTCCCCAGCGCCCCCCAGAAACCCCCGCCACCCTCTCAATTCtccccagtcccctcccagtgcctcccagtaacacatacatacacacccCCCGCTCTCCCAAGttccctcccagtgcctcccagtcccctcccaCGCCCTCCCGGATGTCCTCCAGtccctcccagtgtccccagtaACCCCTCCAGTCCCACCCCAGCACttcccagtcccctcccagtcccaCCCCAGGGCCTCCCAGTACCTCCCCAAccccctcccagtgcctcccagtcccctccagtccctcccagtcccctcccagcgtttcccagtcccctcccagtccccTCCAGTCCCTCCCCAGCGCCTCCCAGTCACCCCCCCCGGCTCCTCACCActccctcccagtgcccccagcccccccccccccccagcgcttccccatcccctcccccgACCTCCCAGTACCACGCACCCACTGGAGGCCGCGCACCAGCCCCAGCGGCTCCTTGGCGGGGCCCAGCTCCAGCCGCAGCCCCGACATCTTCCTGCTGCCGCGCGCCGGAAGTGACGTCACGCTCAGGGGCGGTGGCGGCGCCGCTTCCGGAACGCTTCTTTTACATAACGCGTCCCGCCCCCTCCGCGCTGATTGGCCCCGGCCAGCCCAGCGTCC comes from the Falco rusticolus isolate bFalRus1 chromosome 3, bFalRus1.pri, whole genome shotgun sequence genome and includes:
- the LOC119145059 gene encoding synaptophysin-like protein 1, producing MSGLRLELGPAKEPLGLVRGLQWFFSIFAFATCGGYSGAVTFRISCFGANTTVTAPFAYPFRLNHAVFMPSLTTLCNKTWLGDLHLVGDFSSSAQFFVAVAVLAFLYSMAALALYLGFLHLYRGAGGRLPLADFLVTVAFSFLWLVSSSAWAKALTDVKTSTASPLPHCPPPSVSCFPAGVTPMGSLNVSVVFGFLNLVLWVGSSWFVYKETNFHRPAPAPTPGPAAM